A genomic stretch from Plasmodium reichenowi strain SY57 chromosome 4, whole genome shotgun sequence includes:
- a CDS encoding early transcribed membrane protein 4, whose protein sequence is MKLSNLFYVFALLISMNVFVPGFMNVLGKNVNVDNIGMSKIDEMQKKKQQQKIIMISTVVTGLALLLGSALGFGYLSKSNKKPEVSGDEKEESKKVDAGKNNKESKADKSEEKLHKSDDRDSKSSSSKSTAVPTTV, encoded by the coding sequence ATGAAATTGAGCAACTTATTTTACGTTTTTGCCCTCCTCATCAGCATGAACGTCTTCGTTCCAGGATTTATGAACGTACTAGGGAAAAATGTTAATGTTGATAACATAGGCATGAGTAAAATTGACGAGATgcaaaagaaaaaacaacaacaaaaaataataatgatatcTACTGTTGTTACTGGTCTTGCTTTACTCTTAGGTAGTGCTTTAGGTTTTGGTTATCTTAGTAAATCTAATAAAAAACCAGAAGTATCAGGTGACGAAAAAGAAGAAAGCAAAAAAGTAGATGCaggaaaaaataacaaaGAATCCAAAGCTGATAAATCTGAAGAAAAATTACACAAATCGGATGATAGAGATAGTAAATCATCTTCATCAAAATCTACAGCAGTACCCACGACTGTTTAA
- a CDS encoding cysteine-rich protective antigen, putative — translation MIIPFNKKIISFFQIVLVVLLLCRSIYCDSRHVFIRTELSFVKNSVPCVGDMFFIYKRELYNICSDFLRSEGDDPHIYVQKKVKDSWIILFDLFKETDLTRRPHIFTYIDVEEIIILLCENEEFGNRKKDLTCHRFYSNDGKEYNNSEITISDHILKDKILSSYASFPLRMKDQEYFLICGISPYKLKDETKKDNILCMASHDKGETWRTKVVINYDEYKLGVQYFSLRPYISKNNLSFHFYVGDNINNVKNINFIECINEKDFEFTCSNKDFLKVDKVLQDVSKLNDQYIVSYGNDNNFNECYIFFNNENSILIKP, via the exons atgattatcccttttaataaaaaaattatttcattttttcaaattGTCTTAGTTGTTCTTTTGTTATGTAGAAGTATATATTGTGATAGTCGTCATGTTTTTATAAGGACTGAATTATCGTTCGTGAAGAATAGTGTTCCTTGTGTTGGGGatatgttttttatatataaaagggagctgtataatatatgttcGGATTTTTTAAGAAGCGAAGGAGATGACCCACacatatatgtacaaaAGAAAGTGAAAGATTCATGGATAATTCTATTTGATTTGTTTAAAGAAACTGATTTAACAAGACGTCCTCATATCTTCACCTACATAGATGTGGAAGagataattatattacTTTGTGAGAATGAAGAATTTGGTAATAGAAAGAAGGATTTGACGTGTCATCGTTTTTATAGTAATGATGGgaaagaatataataacagTGAAATAACCATAAGTgatcatatattaaaagataaGATTTTATCATCTTATGCTTCTTTCCCTTTAAGAATGAAAGATCAGGagtattttttaatatgtgGTATAAGTCCTTATAAATTGAAGGATGAGACAAAGAAGGATAACATTTTATGTATGGCAAGTCACGACAAAGGGGAGACATGGAG AACCAAAGTGGTTATAAATTATGATGAGTATAAATTAGGTGTGCAATATTTTTCCCTTAGACCCTACATTTCTAAGAACAATTTGtcatttcatttttatgtgggggataatataaataatgtaaagaatattaatttcatcgaatgtataaatgaaaaagattTTGAATTTACATGTAGTAATAAGGATTTTTTAAAAGTCGATAAAGTACTTCAAGATGTTTCTAAATTAAATGATCAATATATTGTTAGTTATGGAAATGACAATAATTTCAATgaatgttatattttttttaacaatGAAAATtctatattaataaaacc
- a CDS encoding exported protein (PHISTc) yields MCNNSLRHRPPLSFYVFLFVCVFCTYAKELISYKKRSSSDSCANNFWSRNLSEPNNNKNVNLCNIKLKSNSCDSNFKNDIYTSRWSYNVNESEEKSNLRDDVERNNFREDLYKPLEKSNNEEEENNKVEEERKKIDEERKNIDEERKRREEENNKLEEMKMRGTEKSNDTFLNNEDTYANVSCHMGSSELLENDMDDDIDSNNMDDGNDLNDMDDGNDLNDMDDDIDSNNMDDDNDLNDMDDDNDLNNMDDDIDSNNMDDDIDSNNMDDDIDSNNMDDDNNLNDIDDDNDLNDMDYENHSNDMSNSDNFSNNINKLLNVLSDNEIDEMINKLHDMPSNEEMRDIWKELCTNEKYKFFYLVYDLRKLYEESIDDIDNINEEEEEIWNTCIFGVGKVHVQASGTYNDLFDILLDDEDVSKEDFVYFVNECRSRLKLLRNQLKDKCEKKITDGLFN; encoded by the exons atgtgtaataattctttaagACACCGCCCCCCTTTATCTTTCTATGTTTTTCTGTTTGTATGTGTTTTTTGCACTTATGCTAAG GAGCTTATCTCATACAAGAAAAGATCTTCAAGTGATTCATGTGCAAATAATTTCTGGTCCAGAAACTTGTCAGAACccaacaataataaaaacgTGAATTTATGTAATATCAAATTAAAATCCAATTCATGTGATTCAAATTTTAAAAACGATATATACACATCTAGATGGTCTTATAATGTTAATGAATCTGAAGAGAAAAGCAATTTAAGAGATGATGTGGAAAGAAACAATTTCAGAGaagatttatataaacCATTAGAAAAAAGCAACaatgaagaagaagaaaataataaggtagaagaagaaagaaaaaaaattgatgaggaaagaaaaaatattgatgaggaaagaaaaagaagagaggaagaaaataataagttagaagaaatgaaaatgaGAGGGACTGAAAAATCGAATGACACCTTTTTAAACAATGAAGATACATATGCAAATGTAAGTTGCCATATGGGTTCATCGGAATTATTAGAAAATGATATGGATGATGATATCGattcaaataatatggatGATGGTAACGATTTGAATGATATGGATGATGGTAACGATTTGAATGATATGGATGATGATATCGattcaaataatatggatGATGATAACGATTTGAATGATATGGATGATGATAACGatttgaataatatggatGATGATATCGattcaaataatatggatGATGATATCGattcaaataatatggatGATGATATCGattcaaataatatggatGATGATAACAATTTGAATGATATAGATGATGATAACGATTTGAATGATATGGATTATGAGAACCATTCGAATGATATGTCCAACTCTGATAATtttagtaataatataaataaattgtTGAATGTTTTATCAGATAATGAAATTGATGAAATGATTAATAAGTTACATGATATGCCTTCAAATGAAGAGATGAGGGATATATGGAAGGAATTATGtacaaatgaaaaatataaatttttttaccttgtatatgatttaagaaaattatatgaagaaTCAATAGATGACattgataatattaatgaagAGGAAGAAGAAATATGGAATACTTGTATTTTTGGTGTTGGTAAGGTACATGTACAAGCCTCAGGAACTTATAACGATTTGtttgatattttattaGACGATGAAGATGTTTCAAAAGAGgattttgtttattttgtGAATGAATGTAGAAGTAGATTAAAACTTTTGAGAAATcaattaaaagataaatgtgaaaaaaaaattacgGATGGTTTGTTTAATTAG
- a CDS encoding reticulocyte binding protein 5, giving the protein MIRIKKKIILSILYIHLFILNSLSFENAKKKTKNQENNLTLLPIKSSEEEKSNIKHKDIGNVNKDDINNDIDNDKKDVKINNVKDHSTYIKSYLNKNVNDGLKYLFMPSHNAYIKKYSLFNKMNDDMLLNEKKDVNNNKDDDKNINHKNVNFLQNDFKGLPKNNIADSIDIVQEKEGHLDFIIIPYYSHVEYCKHLSIISVFHRLSTYGEYKDVIAFVKNINEKYDKVKDKCNEIKNDLITTIKKLENPHDVNNKNEDSNIYNTFEDIDDIYEDDVQDQLEYVYDTIEDADSDNTHPNKKKYHLINRTYKKMMDEYNLKKNKLIQCIKNNEPDFNNIYMDIKNYSTNRFENISCDNINFCNTNGIKNHYIYYIEKEMLAIKSKDLNKDIKDMTSILQQSELLLINLNKKMGSYIYIDTIKFIHKEMKYIFKRIEHHTNIIIDKIKIIDDKYKISINKTFPKNILLPKILDLSNEYALFITSSTLRQMLYNTFYTKEKHLHNLFHHLIYVLQIKFNDVPVHMEYFPLYKKKKILTQ; this is encoded by the exons atgataagaataaaaaaaaaaattattttgtccattttatatattcatctctttatattaaata GTTTAAGTTTTGAGaatgcaaaaaaaaaaacaaagaaTCAAGAAAATAATCTGACATTACTACCAATAAAGAGCAgtgaagaagaaaaatcTAACATTAAACATAAAGATATAGGAAATGTAAATAAAGATGATATAAACAATGATAtagataatgataaaaaggatgtaaaaataaataatgttaaAGATCATTCgacatatataaaatcatatttgaataaaaatgtaaatgaTGGTTTAAAGTATTTGTTTATGCCTTCTCATAATgcttatataaaaaaatattctcTATTTAACAAAATGAATGACGACATGTTATTAAACGAAAAAAAGGatgtgaataataataaagatgatgataaaaatatcaatcataaaaatgtgaattttttacaaaatgaTTTTAAAGGATTACCTAAGAATAACATTGCAGATTCTATTGACATTGTACAAGAAAAAGAAGGACATCTggattttattataataccTTATTATTCTCATGTAGAATATTGCAAACATCTCTCAATAATTTCTGTATTTCATAGGTTATCTACATATGGAGAGTATAAAGATGTAATAGCTTTTGTtaagaatataaatgaaaaatatgacAAGGTGAAAGATAAGTGTAACGAAATAAAGAATGATTTAATAACaactataaaaaaattagagAATCCACAtgatgtaaataataaaaatgaagattcaaatatatataatacttttGAAGATATAgatgatatatatgaagaCGACGTGCAGGATCAACTTGAATATGTATATGATACTATAGAAGATGCAGATAGTGATAATACTCATcctaataaaaaaaaatatcatcTTATAAATAGAAcgtataaaaaaatgatggatgaatataatttaaaaaaaaataaattaattcaatgtataaaaaataatgaacctgattttaataatatatatatggatatCAAGAATTATAGTACAAATCGCTTTGAAAACATTTCAtgtgataatattaatttttgtaataCAAACGGAATCAaaaatcattatatatattatattgaaaaagaaatgttAGCTATTAAATCAAAGGACCTAAATAAAGACATAAAAGATATGACAAGTATTTTACAACAAAGTGAATTGCTTCTAATcaatttaaataaaaaaatgggttcctatatatatattgatacaatcaaatttatacataaagaaatgaaatatatttttaaaagaattgaacatcatacaaatataataatcgataaaataaaaataattgacgacaaatataaaataagtataaataaaacatttccaaaaaatatattattaccaAAAATTTTAGACTTATCAAATGAATATGCTTTATTTATAACTAGTAGTACCTTAAGAcaaatgttatataatacattctatacaaaagaaaaacattTACATAACCtatttcatcatttaatttatgTTCTACAAATCAAGTTCAATGATGTCCCTGTTCATATGGAATATTTTCCattatataagaaaaaaaaaatacttacgcaataa
- a CDS encoding reticulocyte binding protein 4: MNKNILWITFLYFLFFLLDMYQGNDATPGKEKKKDPEADSNNSQNQHDKKKTHHMNNNYDLNIKDKDEKKRKNDNLINNYNNSLLKLSYIKNQDNIYKNIQNGQKLKRDIILNSFVQINSSNILMDEIENYVKKYTESNRIMYIQFKYIYLQSLNITAYFVPPNSPFQSYYNKYLNKDINEICHSIQTLLNNVISSKIIFKMLETTKEQILLLWNNKKISEQNYNQENEEKCKRIDSENEKIEKYTNKFEHDIKPHIEDIEKKVNEYINNSDCHLTCSKYKTIIDNYINEVIITNINIYENKYNLPQERIIKNYNHNGINNEDNFIEYNILNADPDLRSNFITLLVLRKQLIYIEYIYFINKNIINKIQENFILNQNKYKHFINSNNAVNPAKEYEYIIKYYTTFKYLQLLNKSLYDSIYKHKINNYSNTIEDLINQLQHKINDQMIISFDKNNSSDIILQCTNIKKFINDNKYLSIKPKVLEVEYLRNINKHINKKDFLNKFMQNETYKKNIDDKIKEMNNIYDNIYIILKQEFLNKLNEIMQNHKNKQETNLNTTTIQELLQLLKDIKEIQRNQIDAKMNTFNMYYNDIQQIKIKINQNEKEINKVLTQLYIPKNQQEYIQIYITELNDRIKETQTKINLFNKILELKEKEKENYITNKHTYQNFTHKTIQQILQQQYKNNTQEKNTLVQLLYNIDIKKYIHELILITQEIQTKMYTTNNIEHIKQMLINYIQKCKPIQNISEHNIYTLYQEIKTNLENIQQEIIQNIQQTTNRLKTNIKKIFDEINQKYDDLTKNVNQMNDTKIVLRQMENRLKGKYEEIKKENLQDRDIKYIGENNDGNNNNNDNIIINGNNHTGDYNYTLFHYADLWDNSQFTRTKENIQTNINNIKSLIRNLQNELNNYNTLKSNGSHFYDKIHTLEELKILTQEINDKNVMTKIYDIENTYQNDLHNIEEIIKNITSIYYKINILNILIISIKQTYNNNKSIESLKLKINNLTNSTQEYINQIKGIPTNLLPEHIKQKSLSELNIYMKQIYDKLNENVINNLYTKSKDSLQFYINEKNKNINNNNDHNDVYNDIKENQIYKNNKLYECIQIKKDIDELYNIYDQLFKNISQNYNNHSLSFVHSLNNHMLSIFQVTKYGKHKNQQILSDIDNIIKQNEHKESYTNLDTSNIQLIKEQIKYFLQIFHILQENITTFENQYKDLIIKMNHKINNNLKDITHIVINDNYTLQEQNHIYNELQNKIKQIKNVNEVFTHNINYNQQILNYSQAQNNFFNIFMKFQSINNDINRKRYNVQKKITEIINSYDIINYNKNNIKDMYQQLKNIQQQLNTTETQLNHIKQNINHFQYFYKSNQTISIVKNIQNEKLKIQEFNKKIQHFKEQTQIMINKLIQPSNIHLHKMKLPITQQQANTHLHRNEHTKNDTKSYNMKDEENAMGYGTTNERKNSGTNDMINSTIGDNTNVLTNDDQERGKRDTSRNNNIHTNEKNINNEHTNEQYPHKEHPNNYQQKNDEKISLQHKTINTSQRTIDDSNMDRNNRYNTSSQQKNNLHTNNNSNSRYNNNHDKQNEHKYNQGKSSWKDNSYWRIFYAGGITAVLLLCSSTAFSFIKNSNEPHHIFNIFQKEFSEADNAHSQEKEEYLPVYFDEVEDENEDFNDI; this comes from the exons atgaataagaatatattgTGGATAacttttctttattttttattttttctcttgg atatgTACCAAGGAAATGATGCAACTCCcggaaaagaaaaaaaaaaggatcCAGAAGCAGATTCTAACAACTCACAGAATCAACAtgataaaaagaaaacacACCATATGAACAATAATTATGATCTGAATATTAAGGataaagatgaaaaaaaaagaaaaaatgataatttaatcaataattataataactCTCTTTTAAAGTTATCTTATATTAAGAATcaagataatatatataagaatatacAAAATGGCCAAAAGCTTAAAAGAGACATAATATTAAACTCATTTGTTCAAATTAATTCATCAAACATATTAATGGATGAAATAGAAAATTAtgtgaaaaaatataccGAATCGAATCGTATTATGTACATacaatttaaatatatatatctacaATCCTTAAATATAACAGCATATTTTGTACCTCCGAATTCACCATTTCAAAGttattataacaaatatttaaataaagatataaatgaGATTTGCCATTCAATACAAACACTTCTAAACAATGTAATATCTTccaaaataatatttaagaTGCTAGAAACTACAAAAGAACAAATATTACTTTTATGgaataacaaaaaaattagtgaacaaaattataatcaagaaaatgaagaaaaatgtaaaaGGATCGATTCggaaaatgaaaaaatagaaaagTATACCAACAAGTTTGAACATGATATCAAACCTCATATAGAagatatagaaaaaaaagtaaatgaatatattaataattcGGATTGTCATTTAACATgttcaaaatataaaactattatagataattatataaatgaagtaataataactaatataaatatatacgaaaacaaatataatcTACCACAAGAACGAATTatcaaaaattataatcataatggtatcaataatgaagataattttatagaatataatattcttaaTGCAGATCCTGATTTAAGATCTAATTTTATAACACTTCTTGTTTTAAGAAAACAATTAATCtatattgaatatatttattttattaacaaaaacattataaataaaattcaAGAAAACTTTATattaaatcaaaataaatataaacattttattaattcaaATAATGCTGTTAATCCTGCTAAagaatatgaatatatcataaaatattatactaCATTCAAATATCTacaattattaaataaatcattatacgactctatatataaacataaaataaacaattATTCTAATACCATTGAAGATCTTATAAATCAACTACAacataaaattaatgaCCAAATGATTATCTCATTCgacaaaaataattcatcagatattatattacaatgtacaaatataaaaaaatttatcaatgataataaatatttatccATTAAACCTAAAGTATTAGAAGTTGAATActtaagaaatataaataaacacATCAACAAAAAGGACTTCCTAAATAAATTCATGCAAAACgaaacatataaaaaaaatatagatgaTAAAATCAAagaaatgaataatatatacgataatatatatatcatattaaaACAAGAATTCTTaaacaaattaaatgaaatcATGCaaaatcataaaaataaacaagAAACAAACTTAAATACTACAACTATTCAAGAATTGTTACAACTTCTAAAGgatattaaagaaatacAAAGAAATCAAATCGATGCAAAAATGAATActtttaatatgtattataacGATATacaacaaataaaaataaagattaatcaaaatgaaaaagaaataaataaggTACTCACtcaattatatattccaAAAAATCAACaagaatatatacaaatatatataactgAATTAAATGACAGAATAAAAGAAACacaaacaaaaattaatttatttaataaaattttagaattaaaagaaaaagaaaaagaaaattatattacaaataaaCATACTTATCAAAATTTTACACACAAAACTATTCAACAAATATTACAAcaacaatataaaaacaacacacaagaaaaaaatacactagtacaattattatacaatatagatatcaaaaaatatattcatgaATTAATACTTATCACACAAGAAATACAAACCAAAATGTATACAactaataatatagaacatattaaacaaatgctcataaattatatacaaaaatgtaaacctatacaaaatatatcagaacataatatttatacacTATATCAAGAAATCAAAACAAATCTTGAAAACATCCAACAGGAAATTATCCAAAATATACAACAAACTACAAATCGCTTAAAAAcaaacataaaaaaaatatttgatgaaataaatcaaaaatatGACGACTTAACCAAAAATGTAAATCAAATGAATGATACAAAAATTGTATTACGACAAATGGAAAATAGGTTGAAAGGGaaatatgaagaaataaaaaaggaaaatcTTCAAGATAGGGACATCAAATATATAGGCgaaaataatgatggtaataataataataatgataatattattattaatggTAATAATCACACTGGTGATTATAATTACACCTTGTTCCATTATGCTGACCTTTGGGATAATTCACAATTTACTAgaacaaaagaaaatatacaaaccaacataaataatattaaaagttTAATAAGAAATTTACAAAACGAACTAAACAATTATAATACTCTTAAAAGCAATGGCAgtcatttttatgataaaataCACACATtagaagaattaaaaatattaactcaagaaattaatgataaaaatgttatgacaaaaatatatgatattgAAAACACATATCAAAATGATTTACATAACATAgaagaaattattaaaaatattacaagcatttattacaaaataaatatcttaaatatattaattatttccatcaaacaaacatataataataataaatccATTGAAAGCTTAAAActtaaaattaataacTTAACAAATTCAACAcaagaatatattaatcaAATAAAAGGTATCCCAACTAATTTATTACCAGAAcatataaaacaaaaaagtTTAAGCGAActaaatatttatatgaaacaaatatatgataaattaaatgaaaatgttattaataatttatatacaaaatcGAAGGATTCATtacaattttatattaacgaaaaaaataaaaatataaataataataatgatcataatgatgtatataatgatatcaaagaaaatcaaatatataaaaataataaattatatgaatgCATACAAATCAAAAAGGATATAGAcgaattatataatatttatgatcaactctttaaaaatatatcccaaaattataataaccACTCTCTTAGTTTTGTACATTCACTAAATAATCATATGCTATCTATTTTTCAAGTTACTAAATATGGAAAACACAAAAATCAACAAATCCTATCAGATATAgacaatattataaaacaaaatgaacaCAAAGAATCATATACAAATTTAGACACAAGTAATATACAACtaataaaagaacaaattaaatatttcttacaaatatttcatatacTTCAAGAAAATATAACCACTTTCGAAAATCAATATAAAGATTTAATTATCAAAATGAACCATAAgattaataataatctaAAAGATATTACACATATTGTCATAAACGATAACTATACATTACAAGAACAaaatcatatttataatgaaCTTCAAAACAAAAtcaaacaaataaaaaatgtcAATGAGGTATTCAcacataatattaattataatcaacaaatattaaattattctCAAGCACAAAATaacttttttaatatatttatgaaattTCAAAGcattaataatgatattaataGGAAAAGATATAAcgtacaaaaaaaaattactGAGATAATTAATtcatatgatataataaattataacaaaaataatatcaaaGATATGTATCaacaattaaaaaatatacaacaACAATTAAATACAACAGAAACACAATTGAATcatataaaacaaaatattaatcatttccaatatttttataaatcaAATCAAACCATATCTATAGTAAAGAATATCCAAAATGAAAAACTAAAAATTCAAGAAttcaacaaaaaaatacaaCACTTCAAGGAACAAACACAAATTATGATAAACAAGTTAATACAACCTAGCAACATACATTTACATAAAATGAAATTGCCTATAACTCAACAGCAAGCTAATACACATCTTCATAGAAATGAACACACAAAAAATGATACAAAAAGTTACAATATGAAGGATGAGGAAAATGCAATGGGATATGGCACAACTAATGAAAGGAAAAATAGTGGGACAAATGACATGATAAATAGTACCATAGGCGACAACACAAATGTCTTAACAAATGATGATCAAGAAAGAGGTAAAAGGGACACTTctagaaataataatattcatacaaatgaaaagaatataaataatgaacaTACAAATGAACAATATCCACATAAAGAGCATCCAAATAATTAtcaacaaaaaaatgatgaaaaaatatcaCTACAACATAAAACAATTAATACATCACAACGTACCATAGATGATTCGAATATGGATCGAAATAATAGATATAATACATCATcacaacaaaaaaataatttgcatacaaataataatagtaatagtaGATACAACAATAACCATgataaacaaaatgaacataaatataatcaaGGAAAATCTTCATGGAAAGATAACTCATATTGGAGAATTTTTTATGCTGGAGGAATTACAGCTGTCTTACTTTTATGTTCAAGTACTGCATTctcttttataaaaaacTCGAATGAACCacatcatatttttaatatttttcaaaaggAATTTAGTGAAGCAGATAATGCACATTCACAAGAAAAAGAGGAATATCTACCTGTCTATTTTGATGAAGTTGAAGATGAAAATGAGGATTTTAATGACATATGA